One window of the Nitrospira sp. genome contains the following:
- a CDS encoding M1 family aminopeptidase codes for MPVGSSRLGFIACLIGLSLLLPLSQGQAGDAPAPPPAIIRHELRASIDPDQHQLTVTDRMVVRVGGSQSPLDFTLAKSLRLEMVALVTRVGSEERLTPVSTSLGAAAIDSNLRSLLVSLPDHQQGDVTLEWRYRGAIDDPPREPRHLRFVTPSETSGHIGPEGVYVSSETGWYPDLGGSLASYALMVEMPGGWTAVSQGRGGAKQDCAKPRSDVPCRSVQTWESGVTEALTLVANRFTVTTRDWKAASGQVVRLATYLFPDDAALADEYLAATAKYLDAYVPLLGAFPFEQFAVVENFFASGLGMPSFTLLGSGSIKRHYTQPYALGHEIVHSWIGNAVWNRPESGNWVEGLTTYLTNYYWHELIHDDRQAREQRRLMLQGYSLYVSPQLDYPIAAFQRKSDEKDNAIGYQKAAMVFHQLRLELGDEAFWRSVKLLVADLSGRHADWQDLERIFSQTSGRELRWFFAQWVERPGAPAVVIAEATALPRQDQPGAYTLRVRLTREGGAFRFILPLAITMKGSATSVAVALAAEQQDVELMVPAEPLSLSIDPDFMSLQRLKREQLAPVLNLFVTDQRKAVLPLFPESATPFKELVARIEAQDAQGAPERKAAILAMDTMAVPPSGSVLIVATSDHHVQVQSLIAKACGDLATVGPDGFHIAGTGYEGRRMAVLWSCHRPDAPGSVVTVLYAVDPAAAAKVARLLFFYGWQSAVVFDEGTVTKRDMWQEFQGMKEVRRDEQR; via the coding sequence ATGCCAGTCGGAAGCTCGCGCCTCGGTTTCATCGCTTGTCTCATCGGATTGTCGCTGCTCCTGCCCCTGTCACAGGGGCAGGCCGGCGATGCTCCTGCGCCTCCCCCTGCCATAATCCGGCACGAACTTCGCGCCAGCATCGATCCTGACCAGCATCAGCTGACCGTGACCGATCGGATGGTCGTGCGGGTCGGTGGTTCACAGTCGCCGCTGGACTTCACCTTGGCCAAATCGTTGCGCCTCGAGATGGTGGCGCTTGTGACAAGGGTGGGGAGCGAAGAGCGCCTGACGCCCGTCTCGACGTCGCTGGGCGCTGCGGCAATCGATTCCAATCTCCGCTCCCTCCTGGTTTCGCTACCCGATCATCAACAAGGAGATGTGACGCTGGAATGGCGCTATCGCGGGGCCATCGATGATCCGCCGCGCGAACCGCGGCATCTTCGATTCGTGACGCCGAGCGAAACGTCCGGGCATATCGGCCCGGAAGGGGTGTATGTGAGCAGTGAAACCGGCTGGTATCCCGATCTGGGCGGTTCGCTCGCATCCTATGCGCTGATGGTTGAGATGCCGGGTGGATGGACTGCGGTGAGTCAGGGGCGGGGAGGTGCGAAGCAGGATTGCGCGAAGCCTCGTTCCGATGTGCCCTGTCGCTCCGTGCAGACGTGGGAGTCGGGCGTGACCGAAGCGCTTACTCTGGTGGCCAATCGATTCACGGTCACGACGCGGGATTGGAAGGCTGCGAGTGGGCAAGTGGTCCGCCTGGCCACCTACCTGTTCCCCGACGACGCCGCGTTGGCCGACGAATATTTGGCCGCGACAGCGAAATATCTCGATGCCTATGTCCCGCTGCTGGGGGCGTTCCCCTTCGAGCAGTTTGCCGTGGTGGAGAACTTTTTTGCGAGCGGCTTGGGGATGCCGTCCTTTACCTTGCTGGGAAGCGGCAGCATTAAGCGGCATTATACTCAGCCCTATGCCCTAGGGCATGAGATCGTCCATTCCTGGATCGGCAACGCGGTGTGGAATCGTCCCGAGAGCGGGAACTGGGTCGAGGGGCTGACGACGTACCTGACGAATTATTACTGGCACGAGTTGATCCATGATGATCGGCAAGCGCGTGAACAGCGACGATTGATGTTGCAAGGTTACAGCCTCTATGTGTCCCCACAGCTGGACTATCCCATCGCGGCGTTTCAGCGAAAGAGCGATGAAAAGGACAACGCCATCGGGTACCAAAAAGCGGCGATGGTGTTTCATCAGCTTCGGTTGGAGCTCGGGGACGAGGCATTCTGGCGTAGCGTGAAGCTGTTAGTGGCCGATCTGTCCGGGCGGCATGCCGACTGGCAGGATCTCGAGCGGATTTTTTCCCAGACCAGCGGACGGGAGTTGCGGTGGTTCTTTGCGCAATGGGTCGAGCGGCCTGGCGCGCCCGCCGTCGTTATTGCCGAGGCGACGGCGCTTCCCAGGCAGGATCAGCCGGGGGCGTATACGTTGCGCGTCAGACTCACCAGGGAAGGCGGTGCGTTTCGGTTCATCCTGCCGCTGGCTATCACGATGAAAGGATCGGCCACCTCGGTGGCGGTGGCCTTGGCCGCCGAGCAGCAAGACGTCGAGCTAATGGTTCCGGCTGAGCCACTGAGTTTGTCGATCGATCCCGATTTCATGAGTCTGCAACGACTGAAGCGGGAGCAACTGGCCCCGGTGTTGAATCTGTTTGTGACCGATCAGCGAAAGGCGGTGCTGCCGCTGTTTCCTGAGAGCGCGACACCGTTCAAGGAACTTGTCGCGCGGATCGAGGCGCAAGATGCGCAGGGGGCTCCGGAACGGAAAGCCGCGATCTTAGCGATGGACACGATGGCCGTGCCTCCGTCAGGATCGGTGTTGATCGTGGCGACATCAGACCATCATGTACAGGTACAATCGTTGATTGCGAAAGCCTGCGGAGATTTGGCGACGGTGGGACCCGATGGATTTCACATTGCTGGAACCGGCTACGAAGGCCGCCGCATGGCGGTGCTGTGGTCCTGCCATCGTCCTGATGCACCTGGTTCGGTGGTGACCGTGCTGTACGCGGTGGATCCTGCGGCGGCCGCGAAAGTGGCGCGGCTCCTCTTCTTTTACGGATGGCAGAGCGCGGTGGTCTTCGACGAAGGCACCGTGACAAAACGGGACATGTGGCAGGAGTTTCAGGGAATGAAGGAGGTTCGACGTGATGAACAGCGGTAA
- a CDS encoding response regulator encodes MIKILIVDDDQMNCDLLQTVFMRHGYQVITTTSGREGLNLFRKHTPRITLLDLRMPEMDGLTVLKEIRAIDPEAPVIILGGGATEVQENQARSLRVTDFIRRGLSLDILVEAVHRVSQTPVKVNQTPVSPIPSFAGQETAESVLVVDDDPLVRDLLVQFLSLRGYRTLGVKDGYEAMRVVEEAAPDLLLLDMVMPGLSGIDVLKALREKEYPGGVIIMTGSHNEEMLEEAWSLGPQEVLGKPIALDRLLTAIQLVLVCREC; translated from the coding sequence ATGATCAAGATCTTAATCGTCGACGATGACCAGATGAACTGCGATCTCCTTCAGACCGTCTTCATGCGGCATGGGTATCAAGTGATCACCACGACCAGCGGCCGTGAAGGGCTGAATCTGTTTCGCAAACATACCCCGCGCATTACGTTGCTCGATCTGCGTATGCCGGAGATGGACGGCTTGACGGTCTTGAAAGAGATTCGGGCCATCGATCCCGAGGCGCCGGTCATTATTCTTGGAGGTGGCGCCACGGAAGTGCAGGAGAATCAGGCGCGCTCCCTGCGAGTCACTGACTTTATCCGCCGCGGGCTGTCGCTCGATATTTTGGTCGAAGCGGTGCATCGGGTGTCTCAGACGCCGGTCAAGGTCAATCAGACGCCGGTCTCCCCGATTCCCTCGTTTGCCGGGCAAGAGACGGCAGAGTCGGTGTTGGTCGTCGATGACGATCCGCTGGTGCGCGATCTGCTCGTACAGTTCCTTAGCCTGCGCGGGTACCGGACATTGGGTGTGAAGGATGGTTATGAAGCGATGCGGGTCGTCGAAGAAGCCGCGCCGGATTTGTTGCTCCTCGATATGGTGATGCCCGGGCTGTCCGGGATCGATGTGCTGAAAGCGCTTCGGGAAAAAGAGTATCCCGGCGGCGTGATCATTATGACCGGGAGTCACAACGAAGAGATGCTGGAAGAAGCCTGGTCGTTGGGTCCGCAAGAAGTGCTGGGAAAGCCGATCGCGCTCGATCGCTTATTGACCGCCATTCAGCTTGTGCTCGTCTGTCGCGAGTGCTAA